The following DNA comes from Streptomyces globosus.
AAGTCCCGCCGCGTCGGTGGTGCGACCTACCAGGTTCCGGTCGAGGTCAAGCCGGGTCGCCAGTCGACCCTCGCGCTGCGCTGGCTCGTGGGCTACTCCCGCGCCCGCCGCGAGAAGACCATGACCGAGCGCCTCATGAACGAGCTCCTCGACGCCTCGAACGGCCTCGGTGCGGCCGTCAAGAAGCGCGAGGACACGCACAAGATGGCCGAGTCCAACAAGGCCTTCGCGCACTACCGCTGGTAGTCGCAACCCACATCGAGACCGAGAGAAGACTGAAGCCTTATGGCTACCACTTCGCTTGACCTGGCCAAGGTGCGCAACATCGGCATCATGGCCCACATCGACGCGGGCAAGACGACCACCACCGAGCGCATCCTGTTCTACACCGGTGTTTCGTACAAGATCGGTGAGGTCCACGACGGCGCTGCCACGATGGACTGGATGGAGCAGGAGCAGGAGCGCGGCATCACGATCACGTCTGCCGCGACGACCTGCCACTGGCCGCTCGAGGACGTCGACCACACCATCAACATCATCGACACCCCGGGCCACGTGGACTTCACGGTCGAGGTGGAGCGCTCGCTCCGCGTCCTCGACGGTGCCGTCACCGTGTTCGACGGTGTCGCCGGTGTGGAGCCGCAGTCCGAGACGGTGTGGCGCCAGGCCGACCGTTACGGCGTGCCGCGCATCTGCTTCGTCAACAAGCTCGACCGCACGGGCGCCGAGTTCCA
Coding sequences within:
- the rpsG gene encoding 30S ribosomal protein S7 yields the protein MPRKGPAPKRPVIIDPVYQSPLVTSLINKILLNGKRSTAERIVYGAMEGLREKTGNDPVITLKRALENVKPSLEVKSRRVGGATYQVPVEVKPGRQSTLALRWLVGYSRARREKTMTERLMNELLDASNGLGAAVKKREDTHKMAESNKAFAHYRW